From the Mammaliicoccus sciuri genome, the window GGCGAAGAAATTCCTAATCAATGTTTTTGGTTTAATAATTCATATATCAAAAATATTGTTTCCGATATATTATTAATAAAATAGTGGTTTAATAAAACCAAAAATCATATTACATACAATATCGTTTTAAATACAATATCGTTTTAAATACAATATCGTTTTAAATACATTGATTATAGGATATGGAGAATCTCATGCAACAAAATCTTGATTACTTAAGTGATTTAGTACAGCAGATTACAATAAAAGATAGCTTTTTTGAAGTATTTATAAATGATGATAAAAAATCTTAGCAAGGATTTCAAGTTTAAGTTAGCCACCTATAATGACTGAGGTGTACACAAGGGTTAACCGTATTCGAACCTGTTGAGGATTGATTGGTTTTAATCAATTAATACTCAACAGGTAACCAAAGCTAAAGTCTTAGCTTTGGAAAGATTCATACAGATTGAGGTGCTTTAAACTTTCTGCCATATTATGATGAGCTGTGTTGTAATTTAAAGTCTTTCTAGGATAGTCATTCATATATTGTTGTATGGCTTTTATGAAGTGTTTTTGAACATTGGATAAATCATGTGCTTTTGGAATAAAACGACGAATCATTTTATGTTGGTTTTCACTTGTCCCACGTTCATATGATGAGAATGGATGTGTGAAGTATATTTCTATCATATGGCCAAATTCTTCATACAGCGATGCAAATTCTGAACCATTGTCAGATGTGATAGATTTGAAGATTTTTGGTGCTTTTTCGCCTAAGGAGTCAAATAAGTTTTTCAATGCGTGAGACACCGCATCAGCACTTTTACTCTCTATTATTTCTAGTATTTCAAAACGCGTTTGTCTCTCAACAAGTGTTAAGATAACTGGCTTTGACTTGTCTTTAGTTCCTATTACGGTATCTATTTCCCAGTGACCAAAAGACTGACGTGATTCAATTTCACTAGGACGTGTCTCAATACTTGGACCGAGCACTCGACTGTGTGGATGATTATGGTAGCTATTCTGAGTAGAGTGACGTCTTTTTAATTTTTCTAGTAGATCAATATTCTTAGTTTCCATGATTTGTTGATCTATCCAAGCATATACTGTCGTTGTTGAAGGGATTTTTTCTCTTTCAAAACATTGTTCCTTGTGAGCATATGCCACGACTGCTTCAGGTGACCAGCGTTTCTTTTTCATGAGGTGATCTGCCCATGGAATAAATAATGGGTTCTTCTTCCATAAGGGCTGAGCACCACATTGTTGTCTGTTTTGTCGATAACGTTGTTGACCTAGTGAAGAAAAATAAATTTGCGTCTCATATTCATAGACTTTATGTTGTTGTTTTTGTCGTTTAATTTGACGTGTTGTTCCTCGATGAATTTCGTTATTGATTGTTTGAGGTGCACGTCCTAATTCACGCGCGATTGCACGATTTGAAAAACCTAAATTTTTAAGTGTTTCTATTTGAACACATTCTTCATAACTTAAGTGTGTTCCTTTATGGTTTGTCATGTTAGAATAAGTATGCGTCATGTGAATTCATTCCTTTATTGATTTGGTCTGGTAGCCTCAATAATAACATGAAATTCACGTGGCGTTTTTTTGTCTAAAGGTGGCTAAGTTGATTATAAAATCCACCATTAATATTTTCCACTAAAATCATGATTAAACTACGTTTAATCTAGGCTATTTGTGGCTCTTTTACGAGCCACATTGCCAACTTTTTAAGATTCATGGCAGCACAAATAAGCGTGGTGTCCATGGAAACTTTTTTAATTCCTCTATATCTAGTCCATCTCATACCATGCTGTTCTTTTGCATCACCAAATCGTCTTTCTACTGTTTGACTTCTTAGTTTATATGCTTTTTTTATTGTATCTACAAACCTTAAATCTTCGATTATATCTAAATCATCTTGCCATACATGTCTTCGAATTTCTCTAGTAAAACTTCTATTTTCTGTACATTCATTTAGTAGTGGACATGATTTACATATAATAGGATTAGATTTGTATAATCTATGCCCTGTTGGCATAGTTCTTTTAAAAGTTAGTAGTTTATCATTTGGACATATATAACTATCGTAATATTCATCATAAATAAAATCTTTAGTTTTAAATATTCCTGGCTTTCCTTTTGGTCTTGTATAGGGCATTGCAGGTACAATCGATTTCTCAAGTAAATAATGCGCATTGAATGGCGTTTTGTATCCGGAGTCTACTGCTAGTGTGATTGGCAACATATTTTTTTCTTCTAATCTTTCAACCATAGGTTTCAACTGTGTACTATCATGTATATTTCCAGGTGTGACATGTTGATCAATTATAAAACAATTTTTATCTACACAACTATGTAAGCTATACGCAAATTGTTTTTCTCTTTCACCTTTAACATAGTAACCAGCTTCTGGATCGGTAGTACTGACTCTCTTATTTTTAAACTCCTCCTTTTTCTTATTTTTTATGGGCTTTTTTCCTTGCGCTAACCTCTGTTGATTAATTTCATTATTAAGTTCTTCTTGGAAATGTAATGTATCCTTTTTTACAACTTGATTAATATATTTATTTTTATTCGCATTAGCTTTGATATGTGTTGAATCAATGAATAACGTTGAGTGGTCAATTAAGTTATTCTTAATCGCAATTTCTAATATTCTTTCGAATATTTGTTCAAACAGGTCAGTATCATGGAAGC encodes:
- a CDS encoding IS1182 family transposase, translated to MLNKSENKRDQYEMISVSELVPKNHLLRKVDKVLDLNFVYELVEDKYCLDNGRPSIDPVILVKILLIQRLFGIKSMRQTIKEIETNVAYSWYLGFSFLDKVPHYGTFSKNYTRRFHDTDLFEQIFERILEIAIKNNLIDHSTLFIDSTHIKANANKNKYINQVVKKDTLHFQEELNNEINQQRLAQGKKPIKNKKKEEFKNKRVSTTDPEAGYYVKGEREKQFAYSLHSCVDKNCFIIDQHVTPGNIHDSTQLKPMVERLEEKNMLPITLAVDSGYKTPFNAHYLLEKSIVPAMPYTRPKGKPGIFKTKDFIYDEYYDSYICPNDKLLTFKRTMPTGHRLYKSNPIICKSCPLLNECTENRSFTREIRRHVWQDDLDIIEDLRFVDTIKKAYKLRSQTVERRFGDAKEQHGMRWTRYRGIKKVSMDTTLICAAMNLKKLAMWLVKEPQIA
- a CDS encoding IS30 family transposase gives rise to the protein MTHTYSNMTNHKGTHLSYEECVQIETLKNLGFSNRAIARELGRAPQTINNEIHRGTTRQIKRQKQQHKVYEYETQIYFSSLGQQRYRQNRQQCGAQPLWKKNPLFIPWADHLMKKKRWSPEAVVAYAHKEQCFEREKIPSTTTVYAWIDQQIMETKNIDLLEKLKRRHSTQNSYHNHPHSRVLGPSIETRPSEIESRQSFGHWEIDTVIGTKDKSKPVILTLVERQTRFEILEIIESKSADAVSHALKNLFDSLGEKAPKIFKSITSDNGSEFASLYEEFGHMIEIYFTHPFSSYERGTSENQHKMIRRFIPKAHDLSNVQKHFIKAIQQYMNDYPRKTLNYNTAHHNMAESLKHLNLYESFQS